A window from Zingiber officinale cultivar Zhangliang chromosome 7A, Zo_v1.1, whole genome shotgun sequence encodes these proteins:
- the LOC122002131 gene encoding protein LOW PHOTOSYNTHETIC EFFICIENCY 1, chloroplastic-like: protein MECGTFLDCGSLRRVKFVERFVYPLCSCRYCSSRCYISCGIGGFRKQSLLWASWLPVTDAKSASSSELNKPIPSRKSFYLAGALGQEQLGKPHLEEQPRAKNVDMHIADPDALSGAQKEKAFDADCEKEGEEILGFEGNGKRNRRVERVDVHAISLSLMHAKTADDVKKELKNLDTLPLPVYSSMIRGLGAKKSLDSAFAIVEWLKWKNKETGSSVSPNLFIYNSLLSAVKLTQDFDKVDEVIEDMKSQGITPNVVTYNTLMSIYLEQDRYQDALNVLNDINNNGLSPSPVTYSTILLSYKKMGDAFGAVACFAQFRDKYQRGEIGKTNCDEWKNEFVKLEKFTISVCNFVMRKWLVNDVNPASNILKLLAVMDEALLKPNRVDFERLLWACTRDSHYTVAKEFYSKIRDMNNDISLSVCNHVIWLMGKAKKWWAALGVFEDLLEIGPNPNNLSYELILSHFNFLLTAARKKGMWKWGVRLINKMQEKGLRPGSREWNAVLVACSKASETSVAVQIFARMVEQGEKPTVVSYGALLSALEKGRLYDEALSVWEHMGKVNVKPNLYAYTILVSVYIGKGSPEMVEFALSEMRSVGIEPSVITFNAIISACAKNGMENAILEWFRRMKDYKLKPNETTYEILVEALARNGKPRLANEMYLRACDEGFQLSPKAYDAVSQSLRPS, encoded by the coding sequence ATGGAGTGCGGGACTTTCTTGGATTGCGGTTCACTAAGGAGAGTGAAGTTTGTCGAGAGATTTGTGTATCCGCTTTGTAGTTGTCGTTACTGTTCTAGCCGATGTTATATTTCTTGTGGTATTGGAGGATTTAGAAAACAGTCTCTTTTGTGGGCGAGCTGGTTGCCTGTTACCGATGCTAAATCTGCCTCTTCTTCTGAGCTCAACAAGCCGATTCCTTCCAGAAAGTCTTTCTATTTGGCTGGGGCATTAGGTCAAGAACAGCTAGGGAAGCCACATTTGGAAGAGCAACCAAGGGCAAAAAATGTTGACATGCACATAGCCGATCCTGATGCTTTAAGTGGTGCACAAAAGGAAAAGGCATTCGATGCTGattgtgaaaaagaaggagaagaaatacTAGGTTTTGAAGGAAATGGTAAGAGAAATAGGAGGGTTGAAAGGGTTGATGTGCATGCAATTTCATTGAGCTTAATGCATGCTAAAACCGCAGACGATGTCAAAAAAGAACTCAAGAACTTGGATACCTTGCCTCTGCCTGTTTACTCATCCATGATCAGGGGTTTAGGGGCTAAGAAGAGTTTAGATTCAGCATTCGCTATTGTTGAGTGGTTGAAGTGGAAAAATAAGGAGACTGGTAGTTCTGTCTCTCCAAACTTGTTCATCTATAACAGCCTCTTAAGCGCAGTGAAGCTGACTCAGGATTTTGATAAAGTCGACGAAGTAATAGAGGATATGAAATCACAAGGCATCACTCCTAATGTTGTGACTTATAATACTCTGATGTCGATTTACCTTGAACAAGACAGGTATCAAGATGCTCTAAATGTGTTAAATGATATCAACAACAATGGACTATCTCCTTCGCCTGTCACTTATTCAACCATCTTACTGTCATACAAGAAGATGGGCGATGCGTTTGGTGCAGTTGCTTGCTTTGCCCAGTTTAGAGACAAGTATCAGAGAGGTGAAATTGGCAAAACTAACTGTGATGAATGGAAGAATGAGTTTGTTAAACTTGAAAAGTTCACAATCAGTGTATGTAATTTTGTGATGCGCAAGTGGCTGGTAAATGATGTGAATCCAGCTTCAAATATTCTTAAGCTCCTAGCTGTGATGGATGAGGCACTATTGAAACCTAACCGAGTAGATTTTGAACGCCTTTTGTGGGCATGCACACGAGATAGCCATTACACTGTGGCTAAGGAGTTCTATAGTAAAATAAGGGACATGAACAATGACATAAGCTTATCTGTATGTAATCATGTGATATGGCTGATGGGCAAGGCGAAAAAATGGTGGGCAGCTCTTGGGGTCTTCGAGGACTTGCTGGAGATTGGTCCTAACCCAAACAATCTATCATATGAACTGATCCTATCTCATTTCAACTTTCTGCTAACTGCTGCTAGAAAAAAGGGGATGTGGAAGTGGGGTGTTAGGCTTATCAATAAGATGCAAGAGAAAGGCTTAAGACCAGGAAGCAGAGAATGGAATGCAGTCCTTGTAGCATGCTCTAAAGCATCAGAAACATCAGTTGCTGTACAGATATTTGCTAGAATGGTGGAGCAGGGTGAGAAACCGACAGTCGTATCTTATGGAGCTCTGCTGAGTGCACTTGAAAAAGGGAGGCTTTACGATGAAGCGCTCAGCGTGTGGGAGCACATGGGTAAAGTGAATGTCAAGCCAAATTTGTATGCATACACAATATTGGTGTCAGTTTACATTGGAAAAGGTAGTCCTGAGATGGTTGAATTTGCTCTCAGTGAAATGAGATCAGTAGGTATTGAACCGAGTGTGATCACTTTTAATGCGATAATTTCTGCGTGTGCAAAGAATGGTATGGAAAATGCTATTTTGGAGTGGTTTCGCCGCATGAAAGATTACAAACTCAAGCCAAACGAAACAACTTATGAAATACTAGTGGAAGCCCTTGCAAGAAATGGCAAACCAAGACTAGCAAATGAGATGTACTTGAGGGCTTGCGATGAGGGATTTCAGCTTTCTCCAAAAGCCTATGATGCTGTCTCACAATCCTTACGTCCGAGTTGA
- the LOC122002137 gene encoding bet1-like protein At4g14600 has product MANPLNRAAGPLRSREGLITRPSSSSDEIQLRIDPMHGDLDEEIGGLYRKVRQLKGVAQEIESEAKFQNDFITQLQMTLTKAQAGVKNNMRRMNKSIIQNGSNHVFHVILFALLCFFIVYFWSKISR; this is encoded by the exons ATGGCGAATCCCCTCAACCGCGCTGCAGGCCCTCTGCGATCGAG GGAAGGGCTGATTACTCGTCCATCCTCTTCTTCGGACGAGATTCAATTGCGGATCGACCCGATGCATGGGGATCTGGATGAGGAGATCGGTGGGCTTTACCGGAAAGTCCGACAGTTGAAAGGG GTAGCTCAAGAGATAGAGTCCGAAGCAAAGTTTCAGAATGATTTCATAACTCAATTG CAAATGACGTTAACTAAAGCCCAGGCTGGGGTAAAGAACAACATGAGAAGGATGAACAAGAGCATCATCCAGAACGGTTCAAACCATGTCTTCCATGTAATTCTGTTTGCATTGCTCTGCTTTTTCATCGTCTACTTTTGGTCGAAGATCTCCCGGTGA